One genomic segment of Paenibacillus xylanexedens includes these proteins:
- the metH gene encoding methionine synthase gives MDKISLHDALKQRILILDGAMGTMIQQVDLTGEDFGGEDLDGCNEMLVLTRPELIQRIHEEYLEAGADLIETNTFGATSVVLAEYDIQDRAREINLEAARIAKAAVDRFSTPESPRYVVGAMGPTTKTLSVTGGVTFQELIESYLEQALALIEGGVDALLLETSQDTLNVKAGSIGIQQAFEQSGVTLPLMISGTIEPMGTTLAGQNIESFYISLEHLNPISVGLNCATGPEFMRDHIRSLSGMASVAVSCYPNAGLPDENGNYHESPDSLAQKIGAFAEQGWLNIAGGCCGTTPAHIRAMRDTLAQYPPREMNGTHPPALSGIEPIYIEQDNRPYMVGERTNVLGSRKFKRLIVEGKYEEASEIARAQVKNGAHIVDVCVQDPDREESEDMVKFLELVVKKVKVPLMIDTTDASVIDLALQYCQGKAIINSINLEDGEEKFEVITPLLHKYGGAVVVGTIDERGQAISREDKLDVAKRSYDLLVNKYGLKPEDLIFDTLVFPVGTGDEQYIGSAKETIEGIRVIKEAMPECHTILGISNISFGLPEAGREVLNSVFLYECTKAGLDYAIVNTEKLERYASIPEEERRLSEELLYNTNDETLAAFVAAFRNKKVEKKEKISNLSLEERLASYVVEGSKEGLLPDLEQALAKYTALQVINGPLMRGMEEVGRLFNNNELIVAEVLQSAEVMKASVAYLEQFMEKNETSVKGKIILATVKGDVHDIGKNLVEIILSNNGYRIINLGIKVPPERIIEAYREEKVDAIGLSGLLVKSAQQMILTAQDLRTAGIDVPIMVGGAALTRKFTKNRIRPEYNGMVVYAKDAMDGLDLANKLMNPVSREVMQLEMEAEKEADASGAVAVQALPELTRVERSDIAVDHPVLVPPDLERHTMRNYPLSHILPYVNMQMLLGHHLGLRGSVEQLLASGDKKATDLKAVVDDIMQEAVRDGIIQAHAMYRFFPAQSSGNSVIIYDPKDTSNILHTFTFPRQKVEPFLCLSDFLKPVESGQMDYVGFMVVTAGHGVRELSTAWKDQGDYLRSHALQSVALEVAEGLAERVHHMMRDIWGFPDSAQMTMKQRHGARYQGIRVSFGYPACPDLEDQGPLFKLLQPEDIGVELTEGFMMEPEASVSAMVFSHPQAKYFNVEKA, from the coding sequence ATTGAAACCAATACATTTGGTGCCACATCCGTTGTGCTTGCTGAGTACGATATTCAGGATCGGGCACGCGAGATCAACCTGGAAGCAGCCAGAATTGCGAAAGCTGCGGTTGATCGTTTCTCTACACCTGAATCTCCACGTTATGTGGTAGGTGCGATGGGACCAACAACCAAAACACTGTCTGTAACTGGGGGCGTGACGTTCCAGGAACTTATCGAAAGTTATTTGGAGCAAGCGCTTGCTTTAATAGAGGGAGGCGTTGATGCGCTACTACTCGAAACCTCACAGGATACCCTCAATGTAAAAGCAGGCAGCATTGGAATTCAGCAGGCCTTCGAACAGAGTGGCGTTACACTGCCCCTGATGATATCAGGAACGATAGAACCGATGGGAACGACCCTTGCGGGTCAGAACATCGAATCCTTTTATATATCCTTAGAACACCTTAACCCAATTTCAGTAGGACTAAACTGTGCTACGGGTCCAGAGTTCATGCGTGATCACATTCGTTCACTTTCCGGAATGGCATCGGTTGCCGTTAGTTGTTACCCGAACGCGGGTCTTCCAGATGAGAATGGTAATTACCATGAGTCACCAGACTCGCTTGCTCAGAAGATTGGTGCTTTTGCCGAGCAGGGCTGGTTGAATATCGCTGGTGGATGTTGCGGGACAACCCCTGCACATATTCGGGCGATGCGCGACACACTTGCCCAGTACCCCCCAAGAGAAATGAACGGAACACATCCACCGGCATTGTCTGGTATAGAGCCAATTTATATTGAACAGGACAATCGTCCATATATGGTTGGTGAGCGTACGAATGTGCTAGGATCACGGAAATTCAAACGCCTCATCGTAGAAGGTAAATATGAAGAAGCCTCGGAAATTGCACGTGCTCAAGTGAAAAATGGAGCGCACATTGTTGACGTGTGTGTACAAGATCCGGACCGCGAAGAGTCTGAAGACATGGTGAAGTTCCTTGAATTGGTTGTGAAAAAAGTAAAAGTACCACTCATGATTGATACGACAGATGCTTCCGTAATTGATCTGGCCCTCCAGTACTGTCAAGGTAAAGCGATAATTAACTCCATTAACCTTGAGGATGGCGAAGAGAAATTTGAAGTGATTACGCCGTTGCTTCATAAATATGGTGGTGCGGTTGTTGTCGGAACGATCGATGAACGGGGTCAGGCGATTAGTCGGGAGGACAAGCTGGACGTAGCCAAGCGCTCTTACGATCTGCTGGTGAACAAATATGGACTTAAACCAGAAGACCTCATTTTCGATACGTTGGTGTTCCCGGTAGGTACGGGAGATGAACAGTACATTGGTTCAGCCAAAGAAACTATTGAAGGTATAAGAGTGATTAAAGAAGCGATGCCAGAATGTCATACGATCCTCGGGATTAGTAACATTTCATTCGGACTGCCTGAAGCAGGCCGTGAGGTCCTGAACTCTGTATTTTTGTATGAATGTACCAAAGCAGGTCTCGACTATGCGATTGTGAACACAGAGAAACTGGAGCGTTATGCGTCTATTCCGGAAGAAGAACGCAGACTCTCGGAAGAACTTTTATATAACACGAATGATGAAACACTGGCGGCGTTCGTAGCGGCGTTCCGTAACAAGAAGGTTGAGAAGAAGGAAAAAATCTCGAACCTTTCATTAGAAGAGCGTCTCGCTTCATATGTAGTCGAAGGAAGTAAAGAAGGATTGCTGCCAGATCTCGAACAGGCACTTGCCAAATATACAGCACTTCAAGTGATTAACGGTCCACTGATGCGGGGGATGGAGGAAGTAGGTCGTCTCTTTAACAACAATGAGTTGATTGTAGCTGAGGTGTTGCAGAGTGCGGAGGTTATGAAGGCTTCTGTAGCATATCTGGAGCAATTTATGGAGAAGAACGAAACTTCGGTTAAAGGCAAGATCATTCTCGCCACTGTCAAGGGTGATGTGCATGACATCGGGAAGAACCTGGTTGAGATCATCCTGTCCAATAACGGTTACCGAATCATTAATTTGGGTATAAAAGTACCACCAGAACGTATCATTGAGGCATACCGAGAAGAAAAAGTCGATGCGATCGGTCTCTCGGGTCTATTGGTAAAATCAGCGCAACAGATGATTCTTACCGCTCAGGATTTGCGAACAGCAGGTATTGATGTTCCTATTATGGTTGGCGGAGCGGCGCTAACACGTAAATTCACCAAAAATCGTATCCGTCCTGAATATAACGGAATGGTTGTATATGCGAAAGATGCGATGGATGGTCTGGATCTGGCGAACAAATTGATGAATCCCGTTTCACGTGAAGTGATGCAACTGGAGATGGAAGCAGAAAAAGAAGCTGATGCTTCAGGTGCTGTAGCTGTTCAGGCTCTTCCAGAGCTTACCCGGGTAGAACGTTCGGATATTGCTGTAGATCATCCGGTTCTTGTACCGCCTGATCTGGAGCGGCATACGATGCGTAACTATCCTTTATCACATATCCTGCCATACGTGAACATGCAGATGTTGCTTGGACATCATCTGGGGTTGCGCGGTTCAGTAGAACAACTGCTTGCTTCAGGTGATAAGAAGGCTACCGACCTGAAAGCAGTCGTGGATGATATCATGCAAGAGGCTGTTCGTGACGGGATTATTCAGGCGCATGCCATGTATCGTTTCTTCCCGGCTCAGTCCAGTGGTAACAGCGTCATTATCTATGATCCAAAGGACACCAGTAATATTTTGCATACATTTACGTTCCCACGTCAAAAAGTCGAGCCGTTCCTGTGCCTGTCCGACTTCCTGAAACCTGTTGAATCCGGTCAGATGGATTACGTTGGTTTCATGGTTGTTACGGCCGGACACGGTGTGCGTGAACTATCCACGGCGTGGAAAGATCAAGGGGATTACCTTCGCTCGCATGCTCTGCAATCCGTAGCGCTTGAAGTAGCAGAGGGATTAGCTGAACGTGTGCATCATATGATGAGAGATATATGGGGATTCCCGGATTCTGCCCAGATGACCATGAAGCAACGTCACGGTGCACGTTATCAAGGGATCAGGGTATCTTTTGGATATCCGGCTTGTCCGGATCTGGAAGACCAAGGGCCGTTGTTCAAGTTGCTGCAGCCTGAGGATATCGGTGTGGAATTGACGGAAGGTTTCATGATGGAACCTGAAGCTTCCGTATCAGCGATGGTATTCAGCCATCCGCAAGCTAAGTATTTTAATGTAGAGAAGGCATAA